The proteins below are encoded in one region of Clostridium estertheticum:
- a CDS encoding magnesium transporter CorA family protein, which translates to MFMLTLPFQNAKKQQPVIKDLPTEVKLIEHEGIKWVDIIRPTNKEFEMLKDVYGFHELLIEDCMTEHQRSKIDTYEDYSFIVLHLPRYRKDCDRIDSVELDIFISHDYVVTLHEGEFKPLVDLAQNCQLNEALRKEYMEKGSALLLYEIIKILFDYCFPMLDKIGAKVSEINKQVFLTRSKEMLENISKTKMQIINYRSVIKPLRPVVITLEKDIVKYLPKDMDIYFDDITDKIEKIWDMLENYKEVIESADSTFASLTNHTMNGLMRIFTIVQVAILPMTLVSGLFSMNVQGIPMHNYVMAFWVVFGMIFIPTICIAVVLLINKDRWF; encoded by the coding sequence ATGTTTATGTTAACATTACCATTCCAAAATGCAAAGAAACAACAACCTGTTATAAAAGATTTACCTACAGAGGTAAAGCTAATTGAACATGAAGGGATTAAATGGGTTGATATAATTAGACCTACTAATAAGGAATTTGAGATGCTTAAAGATGTTTATGGATTTCATGAACTTTTGATAGAGGATTGTATGACTGAGCATCAAAGATCAAAAATTGATACCTATGAAGATTATAGTTTTATTGTACTACACCTTCCAAGATATAGAAAAGACTGTGACAGGATTGACTCTGTAGAATTAGATATTTTTATAAGTCATGATTACGTAGTTACACTTCATGAGGGAGAATTCAAACCTTTAGTGGATTTAGCACAAAATTGCCAATTAAACGAAGCATTAAGGAAAGAATATATGGAGAAGGGTTCAGCACTATTGCTCTATGAGATAATAAAGATATTATTTGATTATTGCTTTCCTATGCTAGATAAGATTGGAGCTAAGGTTAGTGAAATAAATAAGCAAGTATTCCTTACTCGTTCTAAGGAAATGCTTGAAAATATATCAAAGACTAAAATGCAGATAATTAACTATAGAAGTGTAATTAAACCATTAAGACCCGTTGTAATAACACTTGAAAAAGATATTGTAAAATATCTTCCTAAGGATATGGACATATATTTTGACGATATTACTGATAAAATAGAAAAAATATGGGATATGCTTGAAAACTATAAAGAAGTTATAGAGTCTGCTGACAGTACCTTTGCATCACTCACAAACCACACAATGAATGGTTTGATGCGTATATTTACTATTGTTCAAGTTGCAATCTTACCTATGACTCTTGTTAGTGGACTTTTTTCTATGAATGTACAAGGGATTCCAATGCATAATTATGTAATGGCATTTTGGGTAGTATTTGGAATGATATTTATTCCAACTATATGTATTGCTGTAGTATTGCTTATTAATAAAGATAGATGGTTTTAG
- a CDS encoding serine hydrolase → MKKSITYMQRFLIIIIIIAYVLPFLCFQIKCLTHILSTHQTVTTTESKEKNSISLLGNNNKEPLNKDTVEKFADGLFNEQLKKFKVPGAVFAVVKDNTVLFEKGYGYSDIDKKIPVNPNTTVFRVASISKLFTATAVMQLKEKGKVNLNEDVNKYLKDFKIENKYSKPVTLENLLTHTAGFDEKIIGESQTKSYLQEKPLKDTLTSRLRPIIREPGEAPQYSNYGMSVAGYVVESMTGTPFDKYMEDNILKPLHMNNSSFSFNNKILGNLSKGYDYKNGVYKKVPIYGTTLAPAGGLKTTADDMTKFMIAHLNNGTYDNTAILNKDTTEDMHKKHFPLDINIPGLCYGFEENNINGVRVLGHGGNDYGFNSLLYLIPGSNLGFFISTNGDTGANMCGSLANEFMKKYYPQSKAQTSMDNKVKFTKSNLKELEGVYQASRYPRNELGKLVLLLVPPLNIKSKSDTLIVKNPGGQNLYKEIEPLLFKNVKGGDTIAFKANKQGNISYMLPPGSNIAYEKIHWYENPMLHKIIFVLFSVLFLCMSITMIFLNFKKKATKELSIYKHHRYIILSICILNLVFLLGMTKECIDLSSSLTFLPELPKMVIFLLFIPILTTIFTFGLLIATYVYWNMRKSNAGIVVRNIILCCVFLIFSLYLNYWNLLGFKF, encoded by the coding sequence ATGAAAAAATCTATCACTTATATGCAAAGATTTTTAATAATTATAATAATTATTGCATATGTACTTCCGTTTTTATGCTTTCAAATAAAATGCTTAACACATATTCTGAGTACTCACCAAACTGTTACAACAACAGAAAGTAAAGAAAAAAATTCTATATCTTTATTAGGTAACAACAATAAAGAGCCTTTAAATAAGGACACTGTAGAAAAGTTTGCAGATGGTCTGTTTAATGAACAGTTGAAAAAATTTAAAGTACCCGGAGCAGTTTTTGCTGTTGTTAAAGACAATACTGTTCTTTTTGAAAAAGGATATGGATATTCAGATATAGATAAAAAAATACCCGTTAATCCTAATACAACTGTTTTTAGAGTAGCTTCAATTTCAAAACTTTTTACTGCTACAGCTGTTATGCAGCTAAAAGAAAAAGGTAAGGTAAATTTAAATGAAGATGTAAATAAATATTTAAAGGATTTTAAAATAGAAAACAAATACTCAAAACCTGTAACACTTGAAAATCTCTTGACTCACACCGCTGGTTTTGATGAAAAAATTATCGGAGAATCTCAAACAAAAAGTTATCTACAGGAAAAGCCACTAAAAGATACCTTAACATCTCGCCTTCGTCCTATAATTCGTGAGCCTGGTGAAGCTCCCCAGTACAGTAACTATGGTATGTCTGTAGCTGGTTATGTTGTTGAAAGTATGACAGGTACTCCTTTTGATAAATATATGGAAGATAATATATTGAAGCCTCTACATATGAATAACAGCAGTTTTTCTTTCAATAACAAAATACTAGGTAACTTATCTAAAGGATATGATTACAAAAATGGTGTTTATAAAAAAGTCCCTATATATGGAACAACCTTGGCACCGGCGGGTGGATTAAAAACCACCGCAGATGATATGACTAAGTTTATGATAGCACATTTAAATAACGGTACTTATGATAATACTGCAATATTGAATAAAGATACTACAGAGGATATGCATAAAAAGCATTTTCCATTGGATATAAATATTCCCGGTTTATGCTATGGATTTGAAGAAAACAATATAAATGGGGTGAGAGTACTTGGCCATGGAGGTAACGATTATGGTTTTAATAGTCTCTTATATTTAATACCTGGTAGTAATTTGGGATTTTTTATTTCAACCAATGGTGATACTGGAGCCAATATGTGTGGTAGTCTAGCCAATGAATTCATGAAAAAATATTATCCACAATCTAAAGCACAAACCAGTATGGATAATAAAGTTAAATTTACAAAAAGTAATTTAAAAGAATTGGAAGGTGTTTACCAAGCTAGTAGATATCCAAGAAATGAACTAGGTAAATTAGTATTACTACTGGTTCCACCATTAAATATAAAAAGCAAGTCGGATACATTGATCGTAAAAAACCCAGGTGGGCAAAATCTCTATAAAGAAATAGAACCTTTACTTTTTAAGAATGTTAAAGGCGGTGATACTATTGCCTTTAAAGCAAATAAACAAGGAAATATATCTTATATGCTTCCTCCTGGTTCAAACATTGCCTATGAGAAAATCCATTGGTATGAAAACCCTATGTTGCATAAAATCATTTTTGTACTTTTTTCAGTATTGTTTTTATGTATGTCCATTACGATGATATTTCTTAATTTCAAGAAAAAAGCTACTAAGGAATTGTCAATTTATAAGCATCATAGATATATTATACTTTCTATATGCATATTAAATTTAGTGTTTTTATTGGGTATGACTAAAGAATGTATTGATTTATCATCCTCTCTTACTTTTTTACCAGAATTACCTAAGATGGTTATATTTCTATTGTTTATTCCAATACTAACTACCATATTTACTTTTGGACTACTGATTGCAACCTATGTATATTGGAATATGAGAAAATCTAATGCCGGTATAGTTGTACGTAATATAATACTTTGTTGTGTTTTTTTAATTTTTAGTCTTTATCTAAATTACTGGAATCTTTTAGGATTCAAGTTTTAG
- a CDS encoding response regulator transcription factor: MYKILVIEDDIRLNKLVTEHLQKYRYDVTYIQDFKNVEVELENSKADLILLDINLPYSDGFQLCKTFRRSSKIPVIIISSRDSGEEQIRGLELGADDYITKPFNFDFLLAKIQAAIRRVYGEYANESTIIESMGGIKLNKDTFKIHYNEIELELSKNEFKLLSILIKNENRIVSREYLLEELWDDSNFVDDNTLTVNIARIRAKLKEFGVSEVISTKWGIGYMFQCDSEQEG, translated from the coding sequence TTGTATAAGATACTTGTTATTGAAGATGATATCAGGCTAAATAAACTCGTAACAGAGCATCTTCAAAAATATAGATATGATGTTACTTATATACAAGATTTTAAAAATGTAGAGGTAGAACTGGAAAATTCAAAAGCTGACTTAATTCTTTTAGATATAAATCTTCCATATTCCGATGGGTTTCAACTGTGTAAAACTTTTAGAAGATCCTCGAAAATACCTGTAATTATTATTTCTTCAAGAGATAGTGGAGAGGAACAAATACGTGGACTTGAACTCGGAGCAGATGATTATATTACAAAACCTTTTAACTTTGACTTTCTGCTTGCTAAGATACAAGCAGCAATACGAAGAGTGTACGGTGAATATGCAAATGAATCAACTATAATTGAAAGTATGGGAGGTATTAAGCTTAATAAAGATACTTTTAAAATACATTATAATGAAATTGAACTTGAGCTTAGTAAAAATGAGTTCAAGCTCTTAAGTATACTTATTAAGAATGAAAATAGAATAGTCAGTAGGGAATATCTTTTAGAAGAACTTTGGGATGATAGCAATTTTGTAGATGATAACACGTTAACAGTTAATATAGCAAGAATAAGAGCTAAACTTAAAGAGTTTGGTGTTAGTGAAGTTATCTCAACCAAATGGGGTATAGGATACATGTTTCAATGTGATTCTGAGCAAGAGGGTTAA
- a CDS encoding sensor histidine kinase, producing MNKNILINFAKDKLSLTIVYFLSTILILIYIYSLGTQIDVLYPLLLSIVLYLLLILSEWSKYYKFNRSINEGIENRYFNLNPKTNEQLETANAIFKIHENYTNKISKIHAQNTDNKYFLSQWIHNIKTPPSIIDLIIQKATKETSFSNEDSTMNQLNILRLFFDIREENNKVKNGLDQILNISRLNDFSKDYEPQTANLVQLLKAVINNKKSQFIYNNVFPKIEFKYEKILIITDEKWTKFMLGQLISNAIKYSKANKENTYIYFNIYINDKETKLTIRDEGIGIPSFDIKRVFEPFFTGENGRKVGDATGIGLYICKVISKKLNHSIAIESEINKGTTISVTYPSKI from the coding sequence ATGAACAAAAATATATTAATAAATTTTGCAAAAGATAAACTATCACTTACTATTGTATATTTTCTTAGTACAATTTTAATTCTTATTTACATTTACTCATTAGGTACTCAAATTGATGTATTATATCCTTTGTTACTATCTATAGTACTATACCTACTTTTAATATTAAGTGAATGGTCCAAATATTATAAGTTTAATAGAAGTATCAATGAAGGCATAGAAAACAGGTACTTTAATTTAAATCCAAAAACAAATGAACAGCTAGAAACAGCTAATGCTATATTTAAAATTCATGAAAACTATACAAATAAAATAAGTAAAATCCATGCACAAAATACAGATAATAAGTATTTTTTATCTCAATGGATTCATAATATAAAGACTCCTCCTTCAATAATCGATCTTATCATTCAAAAGGCTACTAAAGAAACAAGCTTTAGTAACGAGGATTCAACAATGAACCAATTGAATATATTAAGATTGTTCTTTGATATAAGAGAAGAAAATAATAAAGTTAAGAATGGTTTAGATCAAATTCTAAACATTAGTAGATTAAATGATTTTTCAAAAGATTATGAGCCTCAAACAGCGAACCTCGTGCAATTATTAAAGGCGGTCATCAATAATAAAAAAAGTCAATTTATCTATAATAATGTATTTCCTAAAATAGAATTTAAATATGAAAAGATATTGATTATTACAGATGAAAAGTGGACTAAATTTATGCTAGGACAACTTATATCAAATGCTATTAAATATTCTAAAGCTAACAAAGAAAACACATATATATATTTTAATATATATATAAATGATAAAGAAACAAAGTTAACAATTAGAGATGAAGGTATTGGAATTCCAAGCTTCGATATAAAAAGAGTTTTTGAACCATTTTTCACAGGAGAAAACGGTAGAAAAGTGGGCGATGCTACTGGCATAGGCCTATATATATGCAAAGTAATATCAAAGAAGTTGAATCATAGCATAGCCATAGAATCTGAGATTAATAAAGGAACTACTATTTCAGTTACTTATCCATCAAAAATTTAA
- a CDS encoding ABC transporter ATP-binding protein produces the protein MEVLCAEDIVKVYGGNLEVNSNNVLNGINLSIESGEFTAIMGQSGSGKTTLLNILSGIDTSNSGTVKIMNKYITSLSKKEKSIFRRENLGIIFQSFNLLDNITLAENAALPLIFKGISAPIIDEKIKEYFMLFDIYDIRNRYPYNVSVGEQQRAATCRALINDPYIILADEPTGSLDPNTSKKFMNYLQIINDIKKATILMVTHDIYAASYCRRVIFIKSGKIFVDIYNKGDQGAFFNRILDTLAVISGE, from the coding sequence TTGGAAGTTTTATGTGCTGAGGATATTGTTAAGGTGTATGGAGGAAATTTAGAAGTTAACTCTAATAATGTATTAAACGGTATAAATTTAAGCATTGAAAGTGGAGAATTTACTGCTATTATGGGACAATCAGGAAGTGGTAAGACAACCCTGCTTAATATCTTATCCGGTATTGACACGTCTAATAGTGGAACAGTGAAAATAATGAATAAATATATAACTTCCTTAAGCAAAAAAGAAAAATCTATTTTTAGGCGTGAAAATTTAGGAATTATATTTCAAAGCTTTAATCTTCTTGATAATATTACGCTTGCAGAAAATGCTGCACTTCCATTGATATTTAAGGGAATCAGTGCCCCAATAATTGATGAAAAAATAAAAGAATATTTTATGCTTTTTGATATATACGATATTAGAAATAGATATCCCTATAACGTGTCTGTAGGCGAACAACAAAGAGCAGCCACATGTAGAGCTCTAATAAATGATCCATATATTATTTTAGCTGATGAACCAACTGGAAGTCTTGATCCAAATACTTCTAAAAAATTTATGAATTACTTGCAAATTATAAATGATATCAAAAAAGCAACAATTCTTATGGTTACACATGACATATACGCTGCAAGCTACTGTAGACGAGTGATTTTCATAAAATCCGGAAAAATATTTGTAGATATATATAACAAAGGGGATCAAGGTGCTTTTTTTAATAGAATATTGGATACTCTAGCAGTGATTAGTGGTGAATGA